In Trichoderma asperellum chromosome 1, complete sequence, a single window of DNA contains:
- a CDS encoding uncharacterized protein (EggNog:ENOG41), protein MSDLTVDAMSKLSIEKDRISLPYPSFDKAHSKEAVNSREDIGSSTSQAKASNPLTPEPTDVASGGGDQERRSKNTLAPDDIPRSASKRSSRSRPPTPPDTDVSAARKRAEELLDRGNRSTLSRSASRAAEEKSSKVSRRSSTSAATLIRSPTNKIHDKLRSSVLSRSSSTASHSRHSSKRSSSTRSAKKSKPEPLHVDSSPSSAQDSSPKTPTQAHQFPSHLYGDSKRSRTPASGIDGDDYASTIASGTATPAMKAPTHPPPPPPPPPPPAVDVLDIPRVDYLLQNGGLSAPVTRHFLSVLPVQNGSSRPSQSPLTGAETLFTPFVSLLDQYQTVLSKQGSVAVATGHRSVARRLLDRLENVFSRDLPPHGCSCIICEKSNEPHRGLNWGDVLEWVSGRIELPQWPPFDLADIGTKAAEVSGETPRRPDSPIQLDPDIAEEFREHYLRQSKKVRSAVDKWLHSTGETPVPPPQEVDDETLSFAILTNLDAEDRPFFNALLSGSKELRPATRAPTPLNRPRNDFIIKTGLSLQRLYRLQQVPRDAESVTYLIKNRHTHDLLITLSNINSQEWEILTSGRFDGFLWSGADGDDFGGVESRGPTPFRGPSALGSRNGTPFSPYSRGATPASFISLTSSGMGGSRPPVSNDEEMEMAAIAEIEREIYQGMEALEDAFEKLHHQAETVRTALRQRGAGLMQNLQSRKRIDVLSIPGSGNSLNSTYERPAWAESDAGNASDEDWQMEEYDLYPDDSASNISSSRHRRPKRRVERRTPAPIEEEEE, encoded by the coding sequence ATGTCCGACCTGACCGTCGACGCAATGTCCAAGCTCTCCATCGAAAAGGATCGCATCTCGCTGCCTTACCCGTCCTTTGACAAGGCGCACAGCAAAGAGGCCGTCAACAGCCGCGAAGACATTGGCTCTTCCACCTCTCAGGCCAAGGCTTCCAACCCGCTGACGCCTGAGCCTACCGACGTTGCCTCGGGTGGTGGAGATCAGGAGCGTCGATCCAAAAACACCCTCGCCCCTGACGACATACCTCGATCAGCTTCTAAAAGGTCGTCTCGGTCTCGGCCGCCCACGCCTCCCGATACAGACGTCTCGGCCGCCAGAAAACGCGCCGAAGAACTCCTGGACCGCGGCAACAGGTCGACGCTTTCCAGGTCCGCCTCCCGTGCTGCCGAAGAGAAATCCTCAAAGGTTAGCCGCCGCTCGTCGACCAGCGCAGCGACCTTAATACGCTCACCCACAAACAAGATCCACGACAAGCTTCGGTCATCTGTCCTATCTCGCTCGTCCAGTACTGCCTCACATTCACGCCACTCATCCAAGCGGTCATCGTCAACTCGAAGcgcaaagaagagcaagcctGAGCCGCTCCATGTCGACTCCTCCCCGTCCAGTGCCCAGGACTCATCTCCCAAGACGCCAACCCAGGCTCACCAATTCCCCTCCCACCTCTACGGCGACTCGAAGCGATCTCGCACTCCCGCCTCTGGCATTGACGGCGACGACTATGCATCCACCATTGCCTCGGGTACGGCCACGCCTGCCATGAAGGCGCCCACTCAtcctccgccgccaccgccgcctcctccacctcctgcCGTCGATGTCCTCGACATACCCAGGGTAGATTATCTACTGCAAAACGGCGGTCTCTCAGCTCCCGTCACGAGGCATTTCTTGTCTGTTCTGCCCGTCCAAAACGGCAGCTCCAGGCCCTCACAATCCCCCCTCACTGGTGCCGAGACGCTTTTCACGCCCTTTGTTAGCCTCCTGGACCAGTATCAAACCGTCCTCTCAAAGCAAGGATCGGTTGCCGTGGCCACCGGCCATCGATCAGTCGCTCGTCGTCTGCTCGACCGGCTAGAGAACGTCTTCTCTCGAGACTTGCCACCTCACGGCTGCTCTTGCATCATATGCGAAAAGTCCAACGAACCTCACCGCGGCTTGAACTGGGGCGATGTGCTTGAATGGGTCAGCGGCCGTATTGAACTCCCCCAATGGCCACCCTTTGACTTGGCAGACATTGGCACCAAGGCGGCCGAGGTGTCGGGAGAAACCCCCCGGCGGCCAGACTCTCCCATCCAGCTAGATCCTGATATCGCTGAGGAGTTTAGAGAACACTATCTACGACAGTCAAAGAAGGTCCGGTCTGCTGTCGACAAGTGGCTCCACAGCACAGGCGAGACGCCTGTTCCGCCTCCTCAGGAGGTCGATGACGAGACGCTGAGCTTCGCCATCCTGACCAATCTCGACGCCGAGGACCGGCCCTTCTTCAACGCCCTCCTATCCGGATCAAAGGAGCTGAGGCCTGCCACGCGTGCACCAACCCCGCTTAACCGACCACGCAACgacttcatcatcaagaCTGGTCTCTCCTTGCAGCGGCTATACCGCCTTCAGCAGGTTCCTCGTGATGCGGAGAGTGTTACCTATCTCATCAAGAACCGCCATACCCACGACCTTCTCATCACTCTGTCCAACATTAATAGCCAGGAATGGGAGATTCTAACATCAGGCCGATTTGACGGGTTCTTATGGTCAGGCGCTGACGGTGACGACTTTGGCGGTGTAGAGTCGAGGGGCCCGACACCATTCCGTGGTCCTTCGGCCCTGGGTTCTCGAAATGGCACCCCGTTCTCTCCGTATTCCCGCGGTGCGACTCCCGCGTCTTTCATCAGCCTTACTTCCTCCGGCATGGGTGGGAGCCGCCCCCCGGTTTCCAAcgacgaggagatggagatggcggcCATTGCCGAGATTGAGCGAGAGATTTATCAGGGCATGGAAGCGTTGGAGGATGCTTTTGAAAAGCTACACCACCAGGCAGAGACAGTTCGAACTGCCCTGCGACAGCGCGGAGCCGGCCTCATGCAGAACCTCCAGAGCCGAAAACGCATCGACGTGCTCTCGATTCCCGGCTCGGGCAACTCCCTAAACTCGACCTACGAGCGACCTGCGTGGGCTGAGAGCGATGCTGGCAACGCCAGCGACGAGGACTGGCAGATGGAGGAATATGATCTCTATCCTGATGACTCGGCTAGcaacatcagcagcagccgacACAGGCGGCCCAAGAGACGTGTTGAACGTCGCACTCCGGCCCccatcgaagaagaagaggaatag
- a CDS encoding uncharacterized protein (SECRETED:SignalP(1-21)): MEERANKLQAFLLLPFHLTLGMRLGDAHHGIPSPAISSFHRILRAIYTAKEKKVVQDPPLKCETATAHTRYEQQ; the protein is encoded by the exons ATGGAAGAGAGGGCAAACAAGCTTCAagcctttcttctcctcccgtTCCATCTCACTCTGGGGATGCGACTAGGAGATGCCCATCACGGCATTCCCTCCCCGGCCATCTCGTCTTTCCATCGTATCCTCCGCGCTATTTAtacagcaaaagaaaaaaaagtggtgCAAGATCCGCCTTTGAAATGTGAGACGGCCACGGCACACACACG TTACGAGCAGCAGTGA
- a CDS encoding uncharacterized protein (EggNog:ENOG41) has product MSSNIASKLQKDTCPSSTNALPVHGYTLVVKTIGDKTTRRLSVSPECTAASTQFRARISLPVCPGYLRLDQAVHYSSRDYHCSLLMNCGGDPLHECAQTPPKETLIAKASNVFQEIRELEILHYDAETRNMPYKQELATS; this is encoded by the exons ATGTCTTCGAATATTG CATCCAAACTGCAAAAAGATACCTGTCCATCATCAACCAATGCCCTGCCAGTCCATGGCTACACACTTGTAGTAAAAACCATAGGGGATAAAACTACAAGAAGGCTAAGCGTGAGCCCAGAGTGTACCGCCGCCTCGACTCAATTCAGGGCACGCATATCCCTCCCTGTATGCCCTGGTTACCTGCGCCTGGATCAAGCGGTACACTATAGTAGTCGCGACTATCACTGCTCCTTGCTTATGAACTGTGGAGGCGATCCTTTACATGAGTGTGCGCAGACGCCGCCCAAGGAAACCCTCATCGCGAAAGCCTCCAATGTGTTTCAAGAGATTCGAGAGCTTGAGATTCTGCACTATGATGCCGAGACTCGCAACATGCCCTATAAACAGGAACTAGCTACGTCATGA
- a CDS encoding uncharacterized protein (EggNog:ENOG41): MPAPKSEWDEERREKDQMPVEADDVNALSLSMGKQAASYLGASSVKVALTVMLQIQPQLQILLAAQSSPDASSDENARINKIPLFRAASRSTKAKPPIPWTYKGQALVDAYFKRVHILTPMLDESSFRKYYNEGRRCDAPWLSLLNMVFATSSIMSTPSSNLSHIKYYNQAIEHVHLSAFGSSHIETIQALALLGGYYLHYINRPNMANAIIGAILRMATALGLHREPPPEEQFDAAVIETRRRTWWTLFCLDTWGTTTLGRPSFGRWGPAINVQPPKLVTEQEESDSAQYAGIMPLLENIKFCKIATKVQDMLAVTPLLKTEDRSHLDGLLVEWFNNLPWLLRSTEPCVEPLHLSRCIMIWRYWNLRMLLYRPVLLTLACKAQLPIEEQDVVAVENCLNAAREIIDSVSKGWTRQQMSGWNAVWFLYQAAMIPLVAILWQPDNPSVVHWRAQIESILELFEAMQDWSLTARRSRDVVSRLLEASSQISNATSGTDPHNPSLQRGGPSGEHWDIVDMLDQDWPWNMEVDGLAWGQQIPLLEEDNDAGSYSVDDGSMGVDYLSLATAETDALSQPPQPPP; this comes from the exons ATGCCCGCTCCAAAGTCCGAATGGGACGAAGAGCGCAGAGAAAAGGACCAGATGCCGGTTGAAGCTGACGATGTCAATGCTCTGTCGCTCTCCATGGGCAAACAAGCTGCCTCGTATCTCGGTGCATCGTCCGTCAAAGTGGCCTTGACAGTCATGCTTCAGATTCAGCCACAGCTACAGATTCTGCTTGCAGCACAGTCGTCTCCTGACGCTTCAAGCGACGAGAATGCACGCATCAACAAAATTCCACTCTTCCGCGCAGCTTCCAGATCCACCAAGGCAAAACCTCCCATCCCATGGACTTACAAGGGACAAGCTCTTGTCGACGCTTATTTTAAACGTGTTCACATTTTGACTCCTATGCTGGACGAAAGCTCATTCCGTAAATATTACAATGAGGGTCGTCGATGCGACGCGCCTTGGCTCTCCCTGCTCAACATGGTCTTTGCCACAAGCAGCATCATGTCTACGCCGTCAAGCAACTTGAGCCACATTAAATACTACAATCAAGCCATAGAGCACGTCCATCTCAGTGCATTTGGGAGTAGCCACATCGAAACCATTCAAGCCCTAGCACTGCTTGGAGGCTACTATCTCCACTATATCAACCGTCCGAATATGGCCAATGCCATCATTGGTGCCATACTCCGAATGGCAACCGCTCTCGGTCTACATCGAGAACCACCGCCAGAAGAGCAGTTTGACGCGGCGGTAATTGAGACACGAAGACGCACCTGGTGGACACTGTTTTGTCTCGATACATGGGGTACAACCACTCTAGGCCGACCTTCTTTTGGGCGATGGGGGCCAGCAATCAATGTCCAGCCTCCTAAGCTTGTCACAGAGCAA GAAGAAAGCGACTCTGCACAGTATGCCGGCATCATGCCGCTGCTTGAAAACATCAAATTCTGTAAAATCGCAACAAAGGTCCAAGACATGCTTGCAGTTACCCCTCTTCTTAAGACAGAAGATCGCAGTCATTTGGACGGCCTTCTTGTTGAGTGGTTCAACAATCTTCCCTGGCTACTTCGTTCCACGGAGCCCTGTGTAGAGCCGCTCCATCTTTCGCGTTGCATCATGATATGGCGGTATTGGAATCTACGCATGCTGCTTTACCGCCCAGTACTTCTAACCTTGGCCTGCAAAGCTCAATTACCCATTGAAGAGCAAGACGTGGTTGCCGTGGAGAATTGCCTGAACGCTGCGCGGGAGATCATTGACAGCGTGTCAAAGGGGTGGACGCGCCAGCAAATGTCTGGATGGAACGCCGTATGGTTTCTGTATCAGGCTGCTATGATCCCGCTGGTTGCTATTCTGTGGCAACCTGATAATCCATCTGTTGTCCATTGGCGCGCTCAAATCGAGTCGATCCTTGAGCTGTTTGAGGCAATGCAGGATTGGTCACTTACGGCACGCCGTAGTCGAGATGTCGTCAGCCGTCTTCTGGAAGCCAGTTCTCAGATCTCCAATGCAACATCAGGAACTGACCCTCACAATCCTTCTCTTCAAAGAGGGGGGCCAAGCGGCGAA CACTGGGACATTGTAGATATGCTGGACCAAGACTGGCCGTGGAACATGGAGGTTGATGGGTTAGCCTGGGGCCAGCAGATTCCTCTGCTAGAGGAGGATAACGATGCTGGCAGCTACAGCGTCGACGACGGTTCCATGGGAGTGGATTATCTGTCACTGGCAACTGCAGAGACCGATGCTTTGTCGCAGCCTCCACAGCCACCGCCTTAg
- a CDS encoding uncharacterized protein (EggNog:ENOG41), translating into MAEQATQVVVASHNPVKISAAREGFSGMFPSQPFSFTGLNVPSGVADQPMTDAETLQGARNRARNAREAKPDADYWVGIEGGVDDSGDAMETFAWVVVLGKQSESAAESTTKSERMGRARTAAFFQPEEVARLVRSGMELGPAGDQVFGSENSRQHSGSIGLLTGDLINRSAYYVPAVIGALIPFRNSTLTFAQF; encoded by the coding sequence ATGGCAGAGCAGGCCACCCAAGTCGTTGTGGCTTCGCACAACCCCGTCAAGATCTCAGCCGCAAGGGAGGGCTTCAGCGGCATGTTTCCCTCTCAGCCATTCTCCTTCACCGGGCTGAACGTGCCGTCTGGCGTTGCTGACCAGCCTATGACGGACGCGGAAACCCTGCAGGGAGCCAGGAATCGAGCTCGCAACGCCCGCGAAGCAAAGCCAGACGCCGACTACTGGGTTGGCATCGAGGGCGGTGTAGACGACAGTGGAGATGCCATGGAAACATTTGCCTGGGTTGTTGTGCTGGGCAAGCAATCCGAATCAGCAGCTGAATCTACCACCAAGTCCGAGAGGATGGGCCGGGCTCGCACAGCAGCATTCTTCCAGCCAGAAGAAGTAGCGAGGCTAGTGCGCAGTGGCATGGAGTTGGGACCAGCAGGCGATCAGGTGTTTGGCAGCGAAAACTCGAGGCAGCACAGCGGATCAATAGGGCTGCTGACTGGAGATTTAATCAATCGGTCTGCATACTACGTGCCAGCGGTGATTGGGGCGCTGATTCCATTTCGAAATTCGACTCTGACATTTGCTCAATTTTGA
- a CDS encoding uncharacterized protein (EggNog:ENOG41~TransMembrane:12 (i46-69o89-108i120-138o150-168i180-200o212-231i298-323o343-360i367-386o415-438i450-468o480-498i)), protein MGEKNETQVHDEPDHGELRTAVVTGNEAFAEAMIKEPPNAYTQAQFFIYFFSLIAFFCSTMNGYDGSLINNLLQNPWFKAKYHVENDGIWAGIVSSMYQIGGVAALPFVGPTIDGFGRRIGMLSGAIFIIVGTIIQGVGNQQGQFMGGRFLLGFGVSLAAAAGPMYVVEINHPAYRGRVGAMYNTLWFSGAILAAGAARGGLNTGGDFSWRLIVWLQALFSGLIIIFVMFLPESPRWLYVHNKKEQAKAILTKYHGNGNPDSPWVTLQLFEYEQLLNQDGADKRWWDYRALFRNRPAVYRLCCNLAVTIFGQWAGNAVLSYFLGSVLDTAGYTSTIAQANITLINNCQQFAWAILGAFLVDKVGRRPLLLFSFTACTVVWLGMTVASSRLAASQDGVDSSGNPIFTNPSASKASLAMIFIFGAVYSVGITPLQALFPVEVLSFEQRAKGMAFSSFATNAAGLLNQFAWPVSMKNIGWKTYIVFTIWDAVQVVVVYFLIPETKGRTLEELDEIFEAPNPVKASTSKKAVAVDDHGGIINIEKV, encoded by the exons ATGGGCGAAAAGAACGAGACTCAGGTTCATGATGAGCCGGACCAT GGCGAACTTAGAACCGCCGTCGTCACCGGCAATGAGGCCTTTGCCGAGGCCATGATCAAGGAGCCGCCCAATGCTTACACCCAGGCTCAGTTCTTCAtctacttcttctccctcattgccttcttctgcagTACCATGAACGGTTACGATGGTTCCCTCATCAACAATCTCCTGCAGAACCCCTGGTTCAAGGCAAAGTACCATGTCGAAAACGACGGCATCTGGGCTGGTATCGTCTCCTCCATGTACCAGATCGGTGGTGTTGCCGCCCTTCCTTTTGTCGGTCCCACCATTGATGGCTTCGGTCGTCGAATTGGTATGCTATCTGGCGCCATTTTCATCATTGTCGGCACCATTATCCAGGGCGTTGGCAACCAGCAGGGCCAGTTCATGGGCGGACGATTCTTGCTTGGATTCGGTGTCTctctcgctgctgctgctggtcccATGTACGTGGTTGAGATTAACCACCCTGCATACCGTGGCCGTGTTGGCG CCATGTACAACACCCTCTGGTTCTCCGGTGCCATTCTTGCTGCCGGCGCCGCTCGAGGCGGACTCAACACTGGAGGCGACTTCTCCTGGCGACTCATTGTCTGGCTCCAGGCCCTCTTCTCTggtctcatcatcatcttcgtcatgtTCCTTCCCGAATCCCCCCGATGGCTCTACGTTCACAACAAGAAGGAACaggccaaggccatcctCACAAAGTACCACGGCAACGGCAACCCCGACTCTCCCTGGGTCACTCTTCAGCTCTTTGAGTACGAGCAGCTCCTCAACCAGGACGGTGCTGACAAGCGCTGGTGGGATTACCGGGCTCTTTTCCGCAACCGTCCTGCCGTCTACCGTCTCTGCTGCAACCTTGCTGTGACCATCTTCGGTCAGTGGGCTGGCAACGCTGTCTTGTCCTACTTCCTCGGCTCTGTCCTCGATACTGCCGGCTACACTAGTACCATTGCCCAAGCCAACATTACCCTCATCAACAACTGCCAGCAGTTTGCATGGGCTATTCTGGGTGCTTTCTTGGTAGACAAGGTCGGCCGTCGgcctctgctgctcttctccttcactgCCTGTACCGTAGTCTGGCTGGGCATGACCGTTGCTTCATCGCGGCTCGCAGCATCCCAGGACGGCGTCGACTCCAGCGGCAACCCCATCTTCACCAACCCCTCTGCATCCAAGGCTTCTCTGGCTATGATTTTCATCTTTGGCGCCGTCTACTCTGTCGGAATCACTCCCCTGCAGGCCTTGTTCCCCGTCGAGGTGCTCTCCTTCGAGCAGCGTGCCAAGGGTATGGCCTTTTCCAGTTTTGCCACCAACGCTGCTGGTCTCCTGAACCAGTTCGCTTGGCCAGTATCCATGAAGAACATTGGCTGGAAGACGTACATTGTCTTTACCATCTGGGATGCTGTTCAAGTCGTTGTCGTCTACTTTTTGATCCCCGAGACTAAGGGACGCACT TTGGAAGAGCTCGACGAAATCTTTGAGGCCCCCAACCCAGTCAAAGCATCGACATCGAAGAAGGCCGTTGCTGTGGACGACCACGGTGGCATCATTAATATCGAGAAGGTCTAA
- a CDS encoding uncharacterized protein (EggNog:ENOG41) yields the protein MPYPFPDTITGPKLVAEYAPIIKGKTILCTGVSPNSIGAKYVETIAGGQPELIILVGRSLDKVSQTAELITKAHQEVKTKVLGLDLTSFASVRKAAEEVNSWDDVPVIDVLVNNAGIMAVPYEKCVDGFEKHLTVNYLSHFLFTNLILDKVLAAKDGRVINISSGAHYISGIRHADINYEDGKTYEKWGAYAQSKTASILFSRELAKRLGDHGLLSFSVNPGAVMTNLGSHLDFSPGGDGDECWRISRMGGAPYGWQTPELISPERGISTHVFASFDPVLKAHNGAYLEQRARLADYYVDVVSPAAISDIEAEKLWTLSAKAVGL from the exons ATGCCTTACCCATTTCCAGACACCATTACGGGCCCCAAGTTGGTCGCTGAATACGCCCCCATCATCAAGGGCAAGACTATCCTTTGCACAGGAGTTTCTCCCAACAGCATCGGCGCAAAATATGTTGAGACGATCGCTGGAGGCCAACCGGAGTTGATCATCCTCGTGGGAAGAAGCCTGGATAAGGTTAGCCAAACGGCTGAACTGATAACCAAGGCGCACCAAGAGGTCAAAACCAAAGTGTTGGGCCTTGATTTAACATCGTTTGCTTCGGTGCGAAAAGCGGCTGAGGAGGTCAATTCTTGGGATGACGTCCCCGTGATTGACGTGCTGGTGAACAACGCGGGCATCATGGCGGTGCCGTACGAGAAATGCGTCGATGGGTTCGAAAAGCATCTTACGGTTAATTATCTCAGCCATTTCCTCTTCACCAACCTGATCTTGGACAAGGTCCTTGCCGCAAAGGATGGTCGAGTGATTAATATCAGCAGCGGTGCGCATTACATTAGCGGCATTCGTCATGCGGATATCAACTATGAA GATGGAAAGACGTACGAAAAATGGGGTGCATATGCCCAATCCAAGACGGCCAGcattctcttctccagagAGCTTGCAAAGAGGTTGGGAGATCATGGACTTCTATCGTTTAGTGTAAACCCGGGAGCGGTTATGACCAATCTTGGCAGTCATCTGGACTTTTCGcctggaggagatggagatgagtgTT gGAGAATTTCTCGAATGGGTGGAGCACCATATGGCTGGCAAACGCCAGAGTTGATATCGCCAGAGCGAGGAATATCAACTCACGTATTTGCATCTTTCGATCCAGTTCTCAAGG CTCACAACGGTGCGTATCTGGAGCAAAGGGCTCGGCTGGCAGATTACTATGTCGATGTGGTTAGCCCCGCGGCCATTAGCGATATTGAGGCGGAAAAACTGTGGACACTGAGCGCAAAGGCTGTTGGGCTGTAG
- a CDS encoding uncharacterized protein (TransMembrane:7 (n8-19c24/25o340-366i394-414o426-445i483-503o509-530i542-561o567-600i)~EggNog:ENOG41~SECRETED:SignalP(1-24)) encodes MWFSSRSGPLFLAAMATLLSPVSAAEKMLASTSLNTCQDNSGLQASFFNAVYTPNNNSATINLVATSSVTGYVMFDIEASAYGYTFLKTTIDPCKIKLAGMCPMTAAAKLNLPFSLNVPADAAKSIPSIAYTIPDLDAMVRVRVNLTSTHESIACVEANISNGLTVDLVGVKWATAIIAGIALVSSAVFNGLGHSNTAAHVAALSLSLFGYFQAQAMLGLTGVELPPIAQAWTQNFQWSMGIIHVGFMQTIFTWYQRATGGTPATLFSSLGSVSVSVQKRGLDAGLGAGKELMRRGLALMPASAMHILKRSGNILSPAGGYVVYGIQRVAFKAKVETTNLFLTGLTFFWLFAILTMLGITLFKFALEGLAKQGVMKSDKFLEFRNGWRTVLKGILYRIALIGFPQLSILCLWEFTQRDSPAEVVLAVFYFFCPLIALAWGASKVIQIARRSINMHGNAAYILFSDPQALNKWGFLYVQFRASAYYFIGPILLYTLVKAMFVAFAQKTGVAQAVGFIILEIGMLIAASVLRPWMDKKTNSFNIAIYVINFLNSIFLLIFTNVFGAPLLAIGVVGVILFVLNAIFSTVLLLMVVASTIYSIVRKNPDARYQFMADDRASFMKSQTQLNNGAATELDALAATARGDKASYKLGDEESIASDEMRHPTETTTSMAYAPQTMNPQAGFYQPTRSVSPVNPSVPLFPANDQQSHSSYGHGSSPAPIGRVPSYGSNHNTSPGGYRAQNNASPWQRGAGYD; translated from the exons ATGTGGTTCTCGTCGAGGAGCGGTCCGCTCTTCTTGGCCGCAATGGCTACTCTGCTATCGCcagtctctgctgctgaaaagATGCTTGCCTCCACCTCTCTCAATACCTGCCAGGACAACTCAGGTCTTCAGGCCAGTTTCTTCAACGCCGTCTACACCCCGAATAACAACTCGGCCACCATCAATCTGGTAGCCACCTCCTCTGTTACAGGCTACGTCATGTTCGATATCGAAGCTTCGGCTTACGGATACACCTTTCTCAAGACCACTATCGACCCGTGCAAGATCAAGCTAGCTGGCATGTGTCCCATGACGGCTGCTGCCAAGTTGAATCTTCCGTTCAGCCTCAATGTCCCCGCAGATGCAGCCAAATCGATTCCCTCCATCGCCTACACCATTCCTGATCTGGATGCTATGGTCAGGGTACGCGTTAACCTCACAAGCACCCACGAAAGTATTGCTTGCGTCGAAGCCAACATCTCCAACGGCTTGACAGTTGATCTGGTTGGTGTGAAATGGGCTACAGCCATTATTGCCGGTATTGCTTTGGTTTCATCCGCCGTCTTCAACGGACTCGGCCACTCCAACACCGCTGCCCACGTTGCTGCCCTCTCGCTCTCCCTCTTTGGCTATTTCCAGGCCCAGGCCATGCTCGGTTTGACTGGCGTAGAGCTGCCTCCCATCGCTCAGGCTTGGACTCAAAACTTCCAGTGGTCTATGGGCATCATCCACGTCGGCTTCATGCAGACCATCTTCACCTGGTATCAGCGTGCTACGGGCGGCACCCCGGCCACTCTCTTTAGCTCGCTCGGATCTGTTTCCGTCTCTGTCCAGAAGCGTGGTCTGGATGCTGGTCTCGGTGCTGGCAAGGAACTGATGAGGCGCGGTCTCGCTCTCATGCCTGCGTCTGCCATGCATATTCTGAAACGAAGCGGCAACATCTTGTCCCCGGCTGGAGGCTATGTTGTCTACGGAATTCAGCGTGTGGCTTTCAAGGCCAAGGTTGAAACCACCAACCTCTTTCTCACAGGTCTGACTTTCTTTTGGCTCTTTGCCATCTTGACCATGCTTGGCATCACCTTGTTCAAGTTTGCTTTGGAAGGCTTGGCCAAGCAGGGCGTCATGAAATCAGACAAGTTCCTCGAGTTCCGCAACGGTTGGCGTACCGTTCTCAAGGGTATCCTCTACCGTATCGCCCTCATCGGTTTCCCGCAGCTTTCTATCCTATGTCTCTGGGAATTCACGCAACGCGACTCCCCTGCCGAAGTTGTGCTTGCCgtcttctatttcttttgtcCACTTATTGCCCTTGCCTGGGGAGCTAGCAAGGTGATTCAGATTGCCCGTCGATCCATCAACATGCACGGAAACGCAGCCTACATCCTCTTCTCAGACCCCCAGGCTCTTAACAAATGGGGCTTTTTGTACGTGCAGTTTCGTGCCTCTGCCTACTACTTCATCGGACCCATCCTGCTGTACACCCTTGTCAAAGCCATGTTTGTGGCTTTTGCGCAGAAGACTGGCGTCGCCCAAGCTGTcggcttcatcatcctcgagATTGGCATGCTCATTGCCGCGTCGGTGTTGCGCCCGTGGATGGATAAGAAGACCAACTCGTTCAACATTGCCATTTACGTCATCAACTTCTTGaactccatcttcttgctcATCTTTACCAACGTTTTCGGCGCGCCTTTGTTGGCTATTGGTGTTGTTGGCGTCATTTTATTCGTCCTCAatgccatcttctccacggTCCTTCTGCTCATGGTTGTCGCCTCAACTATTTATTCCATCGTGCGCAAGAACCCCGATGCCCGGTACCAGTTCATGGCAGATGACCGGGCGTCGTTTATGAAGTCACAAACCCAGCTCAACAATGGCGCTGCCACTGAATTAGACGCATTGGCAGCTACCGCTAGAGGCGACAAGGCATCTTACAAGCTCGGAGACGAAGAATCGATTGCATCTGACGAAATGCGCCACCCTACGGAAACCACTACCAGCATGGCTTATGCTCCTCAGACCATGAACCCTCAAGCTGGCTTCTACCAGCCGACTCGTTCGGTATCCCCCGTCAACCCATCTGTGCCACTCTTCCCAGCCAACGACCAGCAGTCCCATTCATCATACGGTCACGGCTCATCACCAGCGCCAATTGGGCGCGTTCCTTCGTATGGCAGCAACCACAACACGAGCCCCGGTGGCTACCGAGCACAAAACAACGCAAG CCCCTGGCAGCGTGGTGCCGGTTACGACTAA